The Patescibacteria group bacterium genome includes a region encoding these proteins:
- a CDS encoding FtsX-like permease family protein — translation MFVLKYLKGELLHRPGKTVTVALGLAMASAIIITIVSISQSLSTAQKTVLNPLSSVGTDIMVSRTVDQENIATLDDATRQEAMESNRIKMDFATLGQPGEKFSADTMMPGSLLTFDSAETSKIDSSLVQSYAGGLILSVAHQEGTIPDLAVNVETGGQSIGFSQRFEMTDEMQKEFADAQAKAQADLKAKGIDPNSAAGREALREAMPRPSSMVSGTIEVPKEVINQRVGSFSTDVNSENFTLGGVDTSKTDIGLILPSQIVEGRYLENANEIVATRAFAQKKNYALNGTVKINNQDFTLVGIVDPKLYTMSADIYMSLADAQTLSDRAGRINVLLVKATNADNVDAAGTSVAALFTGAKVTDASETADQVTGSLVNASNLTNKFIGITSVVVVAAALIIVSLLTVLSVNKRVRELGTLKAIGWSNGMIVRQIVTENIVVGIIGAAAGIGLGLLGLFLVNHFDIQLSATFQKTASEGFGFMRRFGEDSQAAAGTTTAVPLHVNPSAMVLGLGAGVAILGAIVASLFASLKASRMKPQEALRNIE, via the coding sequence ATGTTTGTACTCAAGTATCTCAAAGGTGAGCTGCTGCACCGGCCGGGCAAGACGGTGACAGTGGCGCTCGGACTGGCGATGGCCAGTGCCATTATTATTACGATCGTGTCGATCTCGCAGAGCCTCTCGACCGCTCAAAAAACGGTATTGAATCCGCTGTCGAGCGTCGGCACCGACATCATGGTCAGTCGGACGGTGGATCAGGAGAACATTGCCACGTTGGACGATGCCACGCGTCAGGAAGCCATGGAAAGTAATCGAATCAAGATGGACTTCGCCACGCTGGGTCAGCCGGGCGAAAAGTTTTCGGCTGACACGATGATGCCCGGCAGTTTATTGACGTTTGATTCCGCCGAGACATCGAAGATCGACAGCAGTCTGGTGCAGTCGTACGCCGGGGGTTTGATATTGAGTGTCGCTCATCAGGAAGGCACCATCCCCGACCTGGCCGTGAATGTGGAAACGGGCGGACAGTCGATCGGATTCAGCCAGCGGTTTGAAATGACTGATGAAATGCAGAAAGAATTCGCCGACGCCCAAGCCAAAGCCCAGGCCGATCTCAAAGCCAAAGGTATCGATCCGAATTCAGCCGCCGGTCGGGAGGCCTTGCGCGAGGCGATGCCGCGGCCGTCCAGCATGGTCAGTGGTACGATAGAGGTACCCAAAGAAGTAATCAACCAGCGGGTGGGTTCGTTCAGCACCGACGTTAATTCCGAGAATTTTACACTCGGCGGCGTTGATACGTCGAAAACCGACATCGGTCTAATTCTGCCCAGCCAGATCGTGGAAGGCCGCTATTTGGAGAATGCCAACGAGATCGTAGCCACGCGCGCCTTTGCCCAAAAGAAGAATTACGCGCTCAACGGCACGGTCAAGATTAATAATCAAGATTTTACCCTGGTCGGCATTGTCGATCCGAAGCTGTACACCATGTCGGCTGATATATACATGTCGCTGGCCGATGCGCAGACGCTATCGGATCGCGCCGGCCGGATCAATGTATTGCTGGTTAAGGCGACCAATGCCGATAACGTGGATGCCGCTGGCACGAGCGTGGCCGCGCTATTCACCGGCGCCAAAGTGACCGATGCGTCGGAAACGGCCGACCAGGTGACCGGCAGTCTAGTCAACGCTTCGAATCTGACCAACAAGTTTATCGGCATCACCAGCGTCGTGGTGGTAGCCGCCGCGCTGATCATTGTGTCGCTCCTGACGGTGCTGTCGGTCAATAAGCGCGTGCGCGAGCTGGGCACGCTCAAGGCGATCGGCTGGAGCAACGGCATGATCGTGCGCCAGATCGTGACCGAAAATATTGTGGTGGGCATCATCGGAGCGGCGGCGGGCATCGGATTGGGTCTGCTGGGTTTATTCCTGGTCAATCATTTTGACATCCAGCTGTCGGCCACGTTCCAGAAGACGGCCAGCGAGGGATTCGGCTTCATGCGTCGGTTCGGCGAGGACAGCCAAGCCGCCGCCGGTACGACTACCGCGGTGCCGCTGCACGTTAATCCGTCGGCCATGGTGCTCGGCCTCGGCGCCGGTGTGGCCATTCTCGGCGCCATTGTCGCCAGCTTGTTCGCCTCGCTCAAGGCGTCGCGGATGAAACCTCAGGAAGCCTTACGAAATATCGAATAA
- a CDS encoding ABC transporter ATP-binding protein codes for MIEAKQLKKHYQQGSKTIKAVDGVDLVIQAGEFAVVVGPSGCGKSTLLQLLGGLDRPGEGSVTVNGLDMAKASDRKLTKLRREGIGFIFQNFNLIPTLTASENVESAIAKRTGKDRERSDAILDSVGLGSRAHHLPTKLSGGEQQRVAIARALINEPALILADEPTGNLDSDTGEEILNILKTLNKEKGKTIVLITHNDYAKKFASRVYHMKDGKIS; via the coding sequence ATCATCGAAGCAAAACAACTCAAGAAGCATTACCAGCAGGGCTCCAAGACGATCAAAGCGGTGGACGGAGTTGATCTGGTCATTCAGGCGGGAGAATTCGCAGTCGTGGTCGGACCGTCCGGCTGCGGCAAGTCGACCTTGTTACAGCTCCTGGGCGGCTTGGACCGGCCGGGTGAAGGCAGCGTGACGGTGAACGGTTTGGATATGGCCAAAGCCAGCGACCGGAAGCTGACCAAGCTGCGGCGCGAGGGGATTGGGTTCATCTTCCAGAATTTCAATCTCATTCCCACTCTGACCGCCAGTGAAAATGTCGAATCGGCGATCGCCAAACGCACCGGCAAAGACCGGGAGCGATCCGATGCTATTCTAGACAGCGTCGGATTGGGCAGCCGGGCGCATCATTTGCCGACCAAGCTTTCGGGCGGTGAACAACAGCGGGTGGCGATTGCTCGAGCCTTGATAAATGAACCGGCCTTGATTTTGGCGGACGAGCCGACCGGCAATCTCGACAGTGATACCGGCGAGGAAATTTTGAACATTCTAAAGACGTTGAACAAAGAAAAAGGCAAAACCATCGTCTTGATTACGCACAACGATTACGCCAAGAAGTTCGCCTCGCGCGTGTATCACATGAAGGACGGGAAAATTTCATAG
- a CDS encoding AbrB/MazE/SpoVT family DNA-binding domain-containing protein, whose translation MIHSLKGQKEFYGTTTISAKGQVVIPAEARTAMKLTKGEKLLVFGMGGRVLAFMKAENVEAMVAHMAEQLAGLQKVIKKAKQ comes from the coding sequence ATGATTCATTCCCTAAAAGGCCAAAAGGAATTCTACGGTACCACCACCATCAGCGCCAAAGGCCAAGTGGTAATTCCAGCCGAAGCCCGCACCGCCATGAAATTAACCAAAGGCGAGAAACTGCTGGTTTTTGGCATGGGCGGGCGGGTATTGGCTTTCATGAAAGCAGAAAACGTCGAAGCGATGGTGGCGCATATGGCTGAACAGCTGGCCGGCTTACAAAAAGTGATTAAAAAGGCCAAACAGTAA
- a CDS encoding ABC transporter ATP-binding protein, with product MLKLVKYLKPYIWQLLGLLVFVFLLVAANLELPDFMARIVNTGIVNQDMRYIWKVGAEMLLISLGGAASSVIVGYFASRIATGFARDIREKVFTKVENFSLNEFNTFSTASLITRSTNDIQQIQMVLVMLLRLALMAPLTGAWGIVKAYHTAPSMTWIMALAVGVLLVVVGAVFVVAIPRFKMLQKLVDRLNLVTREILTGLRVIRAFNTEAKQEQKFDAANVDLTKVNLFVNRIMVILQPIMMLIMNVTMLGIVWVGARVIDAGNLQIGSMLAFMQYAMQVIFSFLMISIIFIMVPRASVSAQRVAEVLDSEPSIKDPKQPVPAGRSQGRVEFDHVTFTYPGADEPVLKDITFTAVPGQTTAFIGSTGSGKSTLINLIPRLYDVSEGAIKIDGVDVRQMRQEEVFAKIGYVPQQGVLFSGSVESNIKYGRPDASDDEVKQAARIAQADDFITQLEGGYTAPIAQGGTNVSGGQKQRLSIARAVIRRPEIFIFDDSFSALDFTTDAKLRQALAGITKGQTVLIVAQRISTIMKADRIVVLDEGRIVGQGTHRELMRDCSVYREIAFSQLSEEELKQVATVRPAQEATQ from the coding sequence ATGCTCAAACTGGTTAAATATTTAAAACCATATATTTGGCAACTACTGGGTTTGCTGGTGTTTGTCTTTTTGTTGGTGGCGGCAAATTTAGAGCTACCAGACTTTATGGCCCGGATTGTTAACACCGGCATAGTCAATCAGGACATGCGCTATATTTGGAAAGTGGGTGCCGAGATGTTGCTTATATCCTTAGGCGGCGCGGCCAGCTCGGTGATCGTGGGATATTTTGCCTCGCGGATTGCTACGGGCTTCGCGCGCGATATTCGCGAGAAGGTTTTTACCAAAGTCGAGAATTTTTCTTTAAACGAGTTCAATACTTTTTCCACTGCGTCCCTGATCACCCGATCGACCAACGATATTCAGCAGATTCAAATGGTGCTGGTGATGCTATTACGATTGGCGTTAATGGCGCCGCTAACAGGAGCCTGGGGTATCGTTAAGGCCTATCATACCGCTCCTTCCATGACCTGGATCATGGCTCTGGCGGTGGGTGTGTTGTTGGTGGTGGTTGGTGCGGTATTCGTGGTGGCGATTCCACGATTCAAGATGCTACAGAAACTGGTTGATCGCCTAAATTTAGTTACTCGGGAAATATTAACCGGTTTGCGTGTCATTCGCGCATTCAATACCGAAGCAAAGCAGGAGCAGAAATTTGATGCAGCCAATGTTGATCTGACCAAGGTAAATCTGTTCGTTAATCGGATCATGGTCATCCTCCAGCCGATCATGATGCTGATAATGAATGTGACTATGTTGGGCATAGTTTGGGTGGGTGCGCGCGTGATTGACGCAGGCAATCTCCAGATCGGTAGCATGTTAGCATTTATGCAATATGCCATGCAGGTGATCTTCTCGTTCTTGATGATTTCAATTATTTTCATTATGGTACCGCGCGCGTCAGTGTCAGCCCAGCGGGTGGCGGAAGTGCTCGACAGTGAACCTAGCATCAAAGACCCGAAACAACCCGTACCGGCCGGTCGCAGTCAGGGGCGGGTGGAGTTTGACCACGTGACCTTTACCTATCCCGGCGCGGATGAGCCGGTTTTGAAAGATATCACTTTTACTGCTGTTCCTGGCCAGACAACGGCGTTTATCGGCAGTACCGGCAGCGGCAAGTCAACCTTGATTAACCTGATTCCCAGATTATACGATGTCAGTGAAGGTGCGATTAAAATAGACGGCGTTGACGTGCGACAGATGCGCCAGGAAGAAGTGTTTGCCAAGATCGGCTATGTGCCGCAACAGGGTGTGCTGTTTTCCGGTTCGGTTGAGAGCAATATCAAATACGGCCGTCCCGATGCCTCAGATGATGAAGTAAAACAGGCGGCGCGCATTGCCCAAGCGGACGATTTCATCACCCAGCTTGAGGGCGGTTATACCGCACCGATTGCCCAGGGCGGCACTAACGTTTCCGGGGGCCAGAAGCAGCGCTTGTCCATTGCTCGAGCGGTAATTCGCCGACCAGAGATATTCATATTCGATGACAGTTTTTCAGCGCTGGACTTCACCACCGATGCCAAGCTGCGCCAGGCACTGGCCGGCATTACCAAAGGCCAGACCGTATTGATTGTGGCTCAGCGTATCAGTACCATTATGAAGGCCGATCGGATCGTCGTACTGGATGAAGGCCGGATCGTCGGTCAGGGTACGCATCGGGAATTAATGCGTGACTGTTCGGTTTATCGCGAGATCGCATTCTCCCAGCTTTCCGAAGAAGAATTGAAGCAGGTAGCCACCGTGCGGCCGGCCCAGGAGGCGACACAATGA
- a CDS encoding ABC transporter ATP-binding protein: MPNSNTPPRPGQFGPMRGGPAAMMMPGQKAKNFKGTMKQLVAYLRPYWISIIIVIVSAIGSTIFAIISPKVLGHMTNQVVSDYIHKTAYEQVQANLPAGTIIPPGTTGAQLLERMPAVVADKIPAAIREGLKALDLSTKPAFDYVKLRNFALELIGLYLLSMIFSYIQGWIMTNVSQKVTYKFRRDISTKIGRMPLKYFDSQTHGEVLSRVTNDIDTVSQTLNQSLSQIVTSVTMIVGILVMMLTISWQMTLVSLIILPISFGLVGLIVKRSQKYFKQQQDSLGQINGHVEEMYSGHNVMKVFNGQQRSIAKFNAINKDLFGSAWKSQFLSGLLFPLISFIGNLSYVGVSVVGAWLAVQGRINIGDIQAFIQYVNQFNQPIMQTANIANVLQSTAASAERVFEFLAESEQSSEADQPVTIKDVKGRVDFENVVFGYNPDKIIINGFSASIQPGQRVAIVGPTGAGKTTMVNLLMRFYEVNSGAIKIDGVDIRTLKRADVRKLFGMVLQDTWLFNGTIRENLAYGKTDASEEEIIAAAKAAHVDHFVHSLPHGYDMVLDEEANNISQGEKQLLTIARAMLVNTPMLILDEATSSVDTRTEVLIQKAMERLMHGRTSFVIAHRLSTIRNADLILVMRDGNIVEQGQHEALLKLNGFYASLYNSQFAGPTGTNSPAAVSDVGA; the protein is encoded by the coding sequence ATGCCGAATTCGAACACGCCACCGCGGCCCGGTCAGTTTGGACCGATGCGCGGCGGTCCGGCAGCCATGATGATGCCCGGCCAGAAGGCGAAGAATTTCAAGGGCACCATGAAGCAGCTGGTGGCTTATTTGAGGCCATACTGGATCTCGATTATTATAGTGATCGTCAGCGCGATCGGCAGTACCATCTTTGCCATTATCAGTCCGAAGGTGTTGGGTCACATGACCAATCAGGTCGTGTCCGATTATATTCACAAAACCGCCTACGAACAAGTTCAAGCCAATTTACCGGCCGGGACGATAATTCCACCCGGAACGACCGGGGCCCAGCTGCTGGAGCGGATGCCCGCGGTCGTGGCTGATAAAATACCGGCCGCCATTCGCGAAGGATTGAAGGCGCTTGATTTGTCTACGAAGCCGGCATTCGATTATGTTAAGCTGCGCAACTTCGCGCTTGAGCTGATCGGTTTATATTTATTGAGCATGATCTTCAGCTACATTCAGGGCTGGATCATGACCAACGTTTCACAGAAAGTAACGTACAAATTCCGGCGGGATATTTCGACCAAAATCGGCCGAATGCCTTTGAAATATTTTGACAGTCAAACGCACGGCGAAGTTTTGAGCCGGGTCACGAACGACATTGATACGGTCAGTCAAACGCTCAATCAAAGCCTGAGTCAAATTGTCACATCGGTGACCATGATTGTCGGTATTTTGGTAATGATGTTGACGATCAGTTGGCAGATGACCCTGGTGTCCTTGATAATTCTGCCGATAAGTTTTGGCCTGGTCGGCCTGATCGTGAAACGATCTCAGAAATATTTCAAACAGCAGCAGGATTCGCTGGGCCAGATCAATGGCCACGTGGAAGAAATGTATTCCGGCCACAATGTGATGAAAGTCTTCAATGGCCAGCAACGCTCGATCGCCAAGTTTAATGCCATTAACAAGGATTTGTTCGGTAGCGCCTGGAAATCCCAGTTTCTATCCGGTCTATTGTTTCCGTTGATAAGTTTTATCGGCAACCTGAGCTATGTGGGCGTATCGGTGGTTGGCGCTTGGCTGGCGGTGCAGGGCCGGATCAATATTGGCGACATCCAAGCCTTTATTCAATACGTCAATCAATTCAACCAGCCGATCATGCAGACCGCCAACATTGCCAATGTATTGCAATCAACGGCCGCGTCGGCGGAACGGGTGTTTGAGTTTTTGGCCGAGTCAGAACAGTCGTCAGAGGCTGATCAGCCGGTCACGATTAAGGACGTAAAAGGCCGGGTTGATTTTGAAAACGTGGTATTTGGTTACAATCCCGATAAGATTATCATCAACGGTTTTTCGGCTTCAATCCAGCCGGGTCAGCGGGTGGCGATTGTCGGCCCCACCGGTGCTGGAAAAACCACCATGGTAAATCTGCTGATGCGATTTTACGAAGTCAATTCGGGCGCGATCAAGATTGACGGCGTTGATATTCGAACCCTGAAACGGGCCGACGTGCGCAAACTGTTTGGCATGGTATTGCAGGATACGTGGCTGTTCAACGGGACGATTCGCGAGAACCTAGCCTACGGTAAAACTGACGCATCGGAAGAAGAAATTATTGCCGCCGCCAAAGCCGCGCACGTGGATCATTTCGTGCATTCATTACCGCACGGCTACGACATGGTGCTGGACGAGGAAGCCAACAATATATCCCAGGGTGAAAAGCAGCTGCTGACGATCGCCCGTGCCATGCTGGTTAATACGCCGATGTTGATTCTGGATGAGGCCACCAGCTCGGTCGATACCCGTACCGAAGTGCTGATCCAAAAAGCCATGGAACGTCTGATGCATGGCCGGACCAGTTTCGTCATCGCCCATAGGTTGTCGACGATTCGCAACGCCGATTTGATTCTGGTGATGCGCGACGGCAATATTGTGGAACAGGGCCAGCACGAAGCGCTATTGAAACTGAACGGCTTCTACGCGTCGTTATATAACAGTCAGTTTGCCGGACCAACGGGGACGAACAGTCCCGCGGCAGTTTCGGACGTCGGTGCGTAA
- a CDS encoding Ig-like domain-containing protein yields the protein MSTHRKIIKLMIGILGALLAAGISLFFWGVYRPRVISVQPGSNGSVALDSEVMIQFDKPIDRSTLIPSITPDINGQWVYEDKWLGRHLFKRLRFQADRVFDPDTTYTVELKEITDIVQLAPKTYYSYQFRTAELPTISSVTPANGATAIPPKSEVSLILTGQRPAEAELEYILEPAASFRVREAEDNRSITFTPDQPLTQGTTYRLKVNRIFVVRSRMTGEIEYRAEPIQVWDSTFTVAPPPIVAAISPTGSGVLVSTPIAITFDSPMNIDSIRSHFTIDPPTIGSVNISENGKALTFQSTESLVFNTAYTATIAAGAETANGGTLPEAAVIKFTTIGPVSVAHISPADGATGIDVRSGVRVTFDQAVDHGSAEAAFAIDPAIVGTFGWADNEMHFIPAGSLNFDTSYRITLAKGIRSQSGQDSISDFATTFKTAPQTIKLAVAIDFQDKPLSCEAAALKMALAAKGVKVSENDIMAKIAVNPAARKGSVWGDPYKEFVGSINGRQNTTGYGVYWDPIAQAASTWRTAAARTGWSISELTLEIISGNAIVVWGVYTGGYQDNWQTADGKQILAWKGEHARTLIGFVGSADNPSQLILNDPVAGQIVWTKDKFLADFAKFGNAGVVVR from the coding sequence ATGAGCACCCACAGAAAAATAATAAAACTTATGATCGGTATTTTGGGTGCCTTGCTGGCAGCCGGTATTAGTCTTTTCTTTTGGGGTGTTTACCGGCCCCGAGTAATTTCAGTTCAGCCCGGTAGTAATGGTAGTGTGGCCTTGGATTCCGAAGTGATGATTCAGTTTGATAAACCAATCGATCGCTCAACATTGATACCAAGCATAACACCCGATATCAATGGTCAGTGGGTCTACGAAGACAAGTGGCTGGGGCGGCATCTTTTCAAGCGTTTGCGATTCCAGGCCGACCGGGTGTTTGATCCCGATACTACCTACACCGTGGAATTAAAAGAAATCACTGATATCGTTCAATTAGCGCCCAAGACATACTATTCCTATCAATTCCGAACCGCTGAACTGCCCACCATCAGTTCGGTTACGCCAGCCAATGGAGCTACGGCCATTCCGCCGAAAAGTGAGGTGTCATTGATCCTGACCGGACAACGTCCGGCCGAGGCTGAATTGGAATATATCCTTGAGCCTGCGGCATCATTTCGGGTGCGGGAGGCAGAGGATAACAGATCAATTACCTTTACGCCCGATCAGCCGTTAACACAGGGTACCACCTACCGGCTGAAGGTCAATCGGATATTTGTGGTGCGCAGCCGAATGACTGGGGAAATCGAGTATCGCGCCGAGCCAATCCAGGTATGGGACAGCACGTTCACTGTGGCGCCACCGCCCATTGTGGCCGCGATCAGTCCGACCGGCAGCGGCGTGTTGGTAAGTACGCCGATTGCGATTACTTTTGACAGCCCGATGAATATCGATTCAATACGATCCCACTTTACGATCGATCCACCGACAATTGGCAGCGTGAATATCTCCGAAAATGGTAAGGCGCTGACATTCCAATCAACCGAAAGCTTGGTGTTTAATACCGCTTATACCGCCACAATCGCGGCTGGAGCCGAAACAGCTAATGGCGGGACATTACCTGAAGCCGCTGTGATAAAATTTACCACCATTGGTCCGGTGTCGGTCGCTCACATTAGTCCGGCCGATGGTGCTACCGGGATAGATGTCCGTTCTGGTGTGAGGGTAACATTTGATCAAGCGGTAGATCACGGTTCAGCCGAAGCAGCGTTCGCAATTGATCCAGCCATCGTGGGGACGTTTGGCTGGGCGGATAATGAAATGCATTTTATACCCGCGGGCAGTCTTAATTTTGACACCTCGTATCGGATAACGCTGGCTAAGGGCATCCGGAGCCAAAGCGGACAAGATTCAATCAGTGATTTTGCGACCACTTTCAAAACCGCACCTCAAACAATCAAATTGGCCGTGGCCATAGATTTCCAAGACAAGCCGTTATCATGCGAAGCGGCCGCTTTGAAAATGGCTTTAGCAGCCAAGGGAGTTAAAGTGTCCGAAAATGACATTATGGCGAAAATCGCGGTTAATCCTGCGGCGCGAAAAGGCAGTGTCTGGGGCGATCCTTATAAAGAGTTTGTTGGCAGTATCAACGGTCGCCAGAATACCACTGGGTATGGAGTATATTGGGACCCAATCGCTCAAGCCGCCAGTACATGGCGAACGGCAGCGGCTCGAACGGGTTGGAGTATTTCAGAATTAACTCTGGAGATAATCAGCGGTAATGCCATCGTTGTCTGGGGTGTCTACACGGGTGGATATCAGGACAACTGGCAAACGGCCGATGGCAAGCAAATACTAGCCTGGAAAGGGGAACATGCGCGAACGCTAATTGGTTTCGTGGGCAGCGCGGATAATCCCAGCCAGCTGATTCTCAATGATCCAGTAGCCGGACAGATAGTCTGGACCAAGGACAAGTTTCTGGCTGATTTCGCCAAGTTTGGGAACGCGGGCGTGGTGGTAAGATAA
- a CDS encoding DedA family protein has product MITALIDFLAQIVTQTIDAIGYAGIFGLMLVESCGIPMPSEVIMPFSGFLVADGRLALWAIVIIGTLGNVVGSLLAYWIGFKGGRPLIEKYGKYILISKHDLDLADRWFARFGDLTVFFGRLLPVVRTYISFPAGISKMNWKKFTAYTFLGALPWSLLFAWLGVKMGSNWELIREKLHNFDMAILVLVILVIVWYVWRHIKHRRSE; this is encoded by the coding sequence ATGATCACCGCACTGATAGATTTCCTCGCCCAGATTGTCACCCAGACCATCGACGCCATCGGCTACGCTGGTATTTTTGGACTGATGTTGGTTGAGAGCTGCGGTATTCCAATGCCTTCGGAAGTAATCATGCCCTTTTCCGGCTTCCTGGTAGCCGATGGCCGATTGGCGCTCTGGGCAATTGTGATTATTGGTACACTGGGTAATGTCGTCGGATCTTTGTTGGCCTATTGGATCGGGTTCAAGGGCGGGCGGCCGCTGATTGAAAAATATGGTAAATATATTCTAATATCAAAGCATGATTTGGATCTGGCTGATCGCTGGTTCGCGCGGTTTGGCGATCTGACGGTTTTCTTTGGCCGACTTTTGCCCGTGGTTCGAACATATATTTCGTTCCCGGCCGGCATCTCAAAAATGAACTGGAAAAAATTCACGGCCTACACATTTCTTGGCGCCTTGCCCTGGTCGCTATTATTTGCCTGGCTGGGCGTGAAGATGGGTAGTAATTGGGAACTGATCCGCGAGAAGCTACACAACTTTGACATGGCCATATTGGTTTTGGTGATTCTGGTAATCGTGTGGTACGTCTGGCGGCATATCAAACATCGCCGATCTGAATAA
- a CDS encoding aminoacyl--tRNA ligase-related protein, with protein MRQSQLFTKTSRQAPAGETSINAQLLERAGFVTKHMAGVYNFLPLGWRVMTKIANIIREEMNAVGGQEVLFTVLQPKELWDKSGRWQGMKEVMYQFEDYSGKPVGLAVTHEEVVADTIKRFVRSYKDLPFALYQIQTKFRHELRAKSGLNRGREFLMKDMYSCHITQDDCDKYYETVMAAYTKIFDRIGLATKIVEASGGDFTDDNTHEWQVLTDVGEDHIFWCDACNFAQNKEIARVKDGDACPNCAKGKIKVSRGIEVGNIFKLGTRYSEAIGVNFADRNSKPEPVVMASYGIGVSRAMGTTVEMHHDANGMIWPESIAPFQVHLIRLGDTEAVKKQADKMYHDLNKRGVEVLYDDRETSAGEKFKDSDLIGIPHRLVVSERSGVKFEYRRRGEQSSRLVTATATFKLLKR; from the coding sequence ATGCGCCAATCCCAATTGTTCACCAAGACATCACGTCAGGCACCGGCCGGTGAAACCAGCATCAACGCCCAATTGCTTGAACGCGCCGGTTTCGTAACCAAACACATGGCGGGCGTATATAATTTTCTACCGCTCGGTTGGCGCGTCATGACTAAAATTGCCAATATTATTCGCGAAGAAATGAACGCCGTGGGCGGTCAGGAAGTATTGTTTACCGTTCTGCAGCCGAAGGAGCTCTGGGACAAGTCGGGTCGCTGGCAGGGAATGAAAGAGGTGATGTACCAATTCGAAGACTATTCGGGTAAGCCAGTTGGTTTGGCGGTAACGCACGAAGAAGTCGTTGCTGACACCATTAAACGATTCGTCCGGTCGTACAAAGACCTACCATTCGCGCTCTACCAGATCCAGACGAAATTTCGCCATGAACTGCGCGCCAAGTCAGGCCTGAACCGGGGGCGCGAATTTCTCATGAAGGATATGTACAGCTGCCATATTACCCAGGACGATTGTGATAAATATTACGAAACAGTGATGGCGGCGTATACGAAGATATTCGATCGGATCGGATTAGCCACGAAGATTGTGGAGGCATCCGGTGGTGACTTTACCGATGACAATACGCACGAGTGGCAGGTGCTCACCGATGTGGGCGAAGATCACATCTTTTGGTGCGACGCTTGTAACTTTGCCCAGAATAAAGAAATCGCCCGAGTCAAAGATGGCGATGCTTGTCCTAACTGCGCCAAAGGAAAAATTAAAGTATCGCGTGGCATTGAAGTGGGTAATATTTTCAAACTCGGCACTCGCTACAGTGAGGCGATCGGCGTGAATTTCGCGGATCGCAATAGCAAACCGGAGCCGGTGGTGATGGCCTCGTATGGCATTGGTGTCAGTCGGGCGATGGGAACGACCGTGGAGATGCACCACGACGCCAACGGCATGATTTGGCCCGAGAGCATCGCGCCATTTCAGGTGCATTTAATACGATTGGGTGATACGGAGGCGGTAAAAAAACAAGCGGACAAGATGTATCACGATTTAAACAAACGTGGCGTCGAAGTTTTGTATGACGATCGTGAAACTTCGGCCGGTGAAAAATTCAAGGACTCGGACTTGATCGGCATTCCGCATCGGTTGGTCGTGTCGGAACGTTCGGGTGTAAAGTTCGAATATCGGCGGCGCGGAGAACAGTCGTCTCGGTTAGTGACCGCTACGGCCACGTTCAAATTGCTCAAACGTTAA
- a CDS encoding peptidylprolyl isomerase encodes MKRTVILVAAFILLVGGGSLLYRQSSNSSPELKSNNVKGASTTMENSAASDQTAKLANLPVVTVETNLGTFKIKLYTREAPELAKNFIELARSGYYNGLTFHRIIPGFVAQGGDPKGDGTGGHSYKGEGSGLADEPGALNLKHIRGAVAWAKSSLPNSIGSQFYVALDNLTQLDGGYSVFGQVVEGMDVIDKIAGVRTDSANKPVNPVVMSQVTVSE; translated from the coding sequence ATGAAACGAACCGTAATACTAGTAGCCGCATTTATTCTGCTGGTAGGCGGAGGCAGCCTGCTGTATCGCCAGTCGTCCAACTCAAGTCCGGAACTTAAATCTAATAACGTAAAAGGAGCCTCTACGACCATGGAAAATAGCGCCGCGTCTGACCAGACCGCCAAGTTAGCCAATCTGCCTGTGGTAACCGTGGAAACGAACCTGGGTACTTTTAAGATCAAGCTATATACAAGGGAAGCGCCGGAGCTGGCCAAGAATTTTATTGAATTAGCGCGCAGCGGTTATTATAACGGCCTGACCTTTCACCGGATCATACCGGGCTTTGTGGCGCAGGGCGGCGATCCGAAGGGTGATGGTACCGGAGGGCACAGCTACAAGGGCGAGGGTAGTGGGCTGGCTGATGAGCCGGGCGCCTTGAATTTAAAACATATCCGTGGCGCGGTGGCCTGGGCCAAGTCATCGTTGCCAAATTCGATCGGCAGCCAGTTCTATGTCGCGCTGGATAACCTGACTCAGCTGGACGGCGGCTACTCGGTATTCGGCCAAGTGGTTGAAGGCATGGATGTAATCGACAAGATAGCCGGTGTGCGTACGGACTCGGCCAATAAGCCGGTCAACCCGGTGGTTATGAGCCAGGTAACCGTATCCGAATAG